In Nicotiana tabacum cultivar K326 chromosome 17, ASM71507v2, whole genome shotgun sequence, one DNA window encodes the following:
- the LOC107763441 gene encoding uncharacterized protein LOC107763441 gives MAFFNRVGSILKQSVSKHSNLELSASNASLFQAIRSMSSSKLFVGGLSYGTDESSLKEAFSQYGDVIEARVIMDRDTGRSRGFGFISFPSSEEAASALQAMDGQDLHGRRIRVNYATEKRRAGFGGGYGGGGGGFNYGGEGGNFAGGGGYAASNYGGGGGGYGNSSGFNYGGEAGNSAGTGGYPPNNYGGGFSGGNTSAGGYGSYGGGSNYGNDNSYPAEGGNYGGGVGYGSGNYGNTPNSNYSGQGNSFSGGYDGGNSGNGFGESPGASFNGGQ, from the exons ATGGCGTTTTTCAATAGAGTTGGGAGCATTCTAAAACAGAGTGTAAGCAAACACTCAAACTTGGAACTCTCTGCCTCAAATGCGTCGCTTTTCCAGGCTATAAGAAGCATGTCTTCGTCTAAGCTTTTTGTTGGGG GTCTCTCGTATGGCACTGATGAGAGCTCTCTGAAGGAGGCATTTTCCCAATACGGTGATGTGATCGAAG CTAGAGTTATTATGGATCGTGATACTGGGAGGTCCAGAGGTTTTGGTTTTATTAGTTTTCCATCAAGTGAAGAAGCAGCAAGTGCATTGCAGGCCATGGATGGCCAG GATCTTCATGGAAGACGGATAAGGGTGAATTATGCAACAGAAAAGCGTCGTGCTGGATTTGGAGGTGGCTATGGTGGAGGTGGTGGTGGCTTTAACTACGGTGGTGAAGGTGGAAATTTTGCAGGTGGTGGAGGTTATGCAGCCAGCAATTATGGAGGTGGAGGAGGTGGATATGGTAACAGTAGTGGCTTTAACTATGGTGGGGAAGCTGGAAATTCTGCAGGCACTGGAGGTTATCCACCCAACAATTACGGTGGTGGATTTTCTGGTGGTAACACTTCTGCTGGTGGATACGGTAGCTATGGAGGTGGCAGTAACTATGGAAATGACAACAGCTACCCTGCTGAGGGAGGTAACTATGGTGGAGGTGTGGGGTATGGCAGTGGTAACTATGGAAACACTCCGAACAGCAATTATTCCGGTCAAGGCAATAGCTTTTCAGGTGGTTATGACGGTGGAAACAGTGGAAATGGCTTTGGTGAGAGCCCCGGAGCATCATTTAATGGAGGTCAATAA